The Streptomyces sp. NBC_00483 genome contains the following window.
GCCATCGGCCTCGGCTCCCTCGCCCAGCCATGGCTCCTGGAGTGGCCGCAGAACACCCTCTCCATGATCGTGGCCAGCACCTGGCAGGCCACTGGGCTCAACGTGGTCCTCTTCGCCATCGGCCTGCGCGCCATCCCGCGCGAGACCATCGAGGCGGCCGAGCTGGACGGGGCGCGGGGCTGGCGGATGTTCCGGCACATCACACTGCCCCAACTGCGGTCCGTGACCGTGGTGGTGGTCGGCATGGCCATCGTCAACAGCCTCAAGGCCTTCGACATGATCTGGGTCCTCACCCAGGGCGGCCCGGCCCGCTCCTCCGAGACCCTCGCACTGACCATGTACCGCGAGGCGTTCCGGCTCTTCCACATCGGCTACGGCTCCGCGATCGCCCTCGTCCTGTCCGTCATCGTCGTCGCCTCCTCGTGGCTGTATCTGCGCAGGCAGCTGCCCGAGACGTCCCCGCGCTGACCCGAGCCGTTCGACAAGGAGTGACACCCGTGGGAAAGACCTTCCGCAATCTCTTCGTCGCCGGCTGCGTGGTGCTCTGGCTGGTCCCTCTGTACCTGCTGGTCGTGAACGCGCTGACACCCGTCGGCTCGTACAGCGGGAACGCGGACTGGGCGCCGAACGGCTTCGCGCTGTGGGACAACCTCGTGACCGCCTGGAACGAGGCGGGCATCGGCGAGAGCTTCCTCGGCTCCCTGATGTACGCGGTGGTGTGCGGCGCGGCCGCCGTGCTCGTCGCCGCCATGGCCGCGTTCGCCGTGGTGGTGCTGCCCATTCCGAGGCCCGCGTTCTGGTTCTGGCTCATCTACTCGGGGACCCTCTTCCCCCTGCAGATGTTCCTCGCCCCGCTGTTCGGCATGTACGCCGACGGCAACCTCTACGACACCCGGCTCGGCCTCATGCTCATCTACGTGGCGTGGTCGATCCCCTTCGCCTTCTTCCTCATCCGCAACCAGATGACCACGATGCCGCCCGAGATCACCGAGGCCGCGATGATCGACGGTGCCTCGTTCCGGCGGATCTTCTGGCGCATCCATGTGCCGCTGATGGGCTCCAGCCTCGCGGCGGCGTTCATCTTCCAGTTCACCGCCGTCTGGAACGACCTGCTGTTCGGCATCACGCTCAGCCGCAGCCCCGACGTCCAGCCGGTGATGGCCGCCCTCACCAGCCTCAACAACGCCTACGCCTCGTCAGGCCCGCCCGTCATCCTGGCCGGCGCGCTGATCGTCTCCCTGCCCACCCTCGTCGTCTTCCTGACGTTCCGCGGCCTGTTCCTGCGCGGTGTCACCGCCGCCACCCGCTGAGCCGTCCGCCCCTCGATCTCCGTCCCCACCGCCAGAGTTGGAGAAGTCCGCATGACCACACGGGCCCTCGTCCGCACCACCGACTGGGACAACGACCGCATCCGGGAGAGCCTGCGAGGCTCCGTCGTGAGCGCCGAAGGCAGCCTGTCCGGCAGCCCGTTGCGGCTCACCGTCGAACCACTGATGCGCCGCGCGGAGGACGGCGGACTGCTGCAGTCGCTGCGCGTGCAGGTCGTGAACGGGGGTGCCGTCCCCGCCGAACTCACCGTGCGCACCGAGTCCGGGGCGCCGCTGCCCGCCGAGCGCATCGCCGGGCCGAACGGCTCCGTGCGCCTCCTGCTGCCCGCCGTCGACACCGCGCAGCGCGTCACGGTGGCCGGGGCGGGCGGAGACGGCATCGACGTCACCCTCACTCCGCAGCGCGAGTGGACCATCCACCTCGTCCACCACTCGCACCTCGACATCGGCTACACCGACCCGCAGGGCCGCGTCCTCGCCGAACACCTCTCGTTCCTCGACTCCTGCCTGGAGCTGACGCAGGCCACCGACGACTGGGAGCCCGAGTCCCAGTTCCGTTGGTGTGTCGAGTCGTTGCTCTCGTTCCAACAGTGGGCCGACGCCCGCCCGGCCGAGCAGGTCAAGGAGTTCGTACGCCGCGTCCAGGAGGGCCGCATCGAACTCACCGCGCTGCCGTTCAACCTGCACAGCGAGACCTGCTCCACCGACGAGCTGCACGAACTGCTGCGCCTCGCCCACCAGGTGCGGGACGAGCACGGCGTCGACTTCACCTCGGCGATGCAGACCGACGTACCCGGCCATGTCGTCGGCATGGTCGACGCGCTGAGTGCCGCAGGAGTCAAGTACCTCTCGGTGGCGCACAATTGGGCCGGACGCTCCGTGCCCCACCTGGTCGGCGGCGAGAAGCTGCCGCGCCTGTTCCGCTGGCAGG
Protein-coding sequences here:
- a CDS encoding carbohydrate ABC transporter permease, which translates into the protein MGKTFRNLFVAGCVVLWLVPLYLLVVNALTPVGSYSGNADWAPNGFALWDNLVTAWNEAGIGESFLGSLMYAVVCGAAAVLVAAMAAFAVVVLPIPRPAFWFWLIYSGTLFPLQMFLAPLFGMYADGNLYDTRLGLMLIYVAWSIPFAFFLIRNQMTTMPPEITEAAMIDGASFRRIFWRIHVPLMGSSLAAAFIFQFTAVWNDLLFGITLSRSPDVQPVMAALTSLNNAYASSGPPVILAGALIVSLPTLVVFLTFRGLFLRGVTAATR